From Schizosaccharomyces pombe strain 972h- genome assembly, chromosome: II, the proteins below share one genomic window:
- a CDS encoding MFS family membrane transporter, which produces MKEESILKKCDSSSIKHVPSTPLETNCPDKYNPKTWPIRLKVRNVIVISSMTFLNQYGDSVFAPSISNIAEQFHASRTLVTLGATLYTLGILFGNLIFAPLSEQFGRRPIYLIGYSVFALLQIPIALSVNLAMFLVFRFFSGLFGSVGLSNGSGSLADLFEKKDRGKYMVIYFTVLSIGPGIAPIISGFISQSSIGWQWEFWILLILSGFNLFWAFLLLKETYPPVLNRKKFEKYGEIGENEPVALRLTGKQLLIKLLILLSMKKPISILLSQPILICVACTIGSIYGMINLVLIAFSEVWKSSYDFSPGISGLMYISITLGLFSAVFIAMPINQKFYSYLVKRNGGEGEPEFRLPMGFIGITLFEIGILLFGWTARYKIFWFVPTIGSAIMGGGYIMTSNPLNMYVVDSYGIYSASASAGVKIFQLLLGAIFPLFAESLFRRLNYGWGCTLLAFILLACGCSLPILFKYGKQIRNLRPFDPSKY; this is translated from the coding sequence ATGAAAGAAGagtcaattttaaaaaaatgcgaTTCAAGTTCCATAAAACACGTGCCATCAACCCCTCTAGAGACAAACTGTCCAGACAAATATAACCCTAAAACATGGCCTATTCGTTTAAAGGTACGAAATGTCATTGTTATTTCATCAATGacttttttgaatcaaTACGGTGATAGTGTCTTTGCGCCAAGTATTTCCAATATTGCAGAGCAATTTCATGCTTCGCGAACCTTGGTCACTCTAGGAGCCACACTTTATACATTAGGGATattatttggaaatttaatatttgctCCACTTAGTGAACAGTTTGGAAGAAGAcctatatatttaattggTTATAGCGTATTTGCACTTCTTCAGATTCCCATTGCTCTGTCAGTAAATTTGGCAATGTTTTTAgtatttcgttttttttctggACTTTTCGGATCCGTTGGTTTATCAAATGGATCTGGCTCACTGGCTGAtctgtttgaaaaaaaagatcgAGGAAAATATATGgtgatttattttaccGTTCTCTCGATTGGACCAGGAATTGCGCCTATAATTTCTGGGTTTATTAGCCAAAGTTCAATTGGTTGGCAATGGGAGTTTTGGattctattaattttatcagggttcaatttattttgggCCTTTTTATTACTAAAGGAAACATATCCCCCTGTTCTCAATCGcaagaaatttgaaaaatacgGCGAAATAGGAGAAAATGAACCAGTAGCGTTGCGTCTCACAGGTAAGCAACTGCttataaaattgttaattttattgaGTATGAAAAAGCcaatttctattttactTTCCCAACCCATTTTAATATGTGTAGCCTGTACCATTGGTTCTATATATGGAATGATAAACTTGGTGCTTATAGCTTTTTCCGAAGTTTGGAAATCTTCATATGATTTCAGTCCTGGGATTAGTGGTTTGATGTACATATCCATTACCCTTGGACTTTTTTCAGCAGTTTTCATTGCCATGCCTATCaaccaaaagttttattcATATCTGGTAAAGCGAAATGGTGGTGAAGGTGAACCTGAATTTCGACTTCCTATGGGTTTTATTGGAATCacactttttgaaataggaattttacttttcgGTTGGACTGCAAGATATaagattttttggtttgtgCCAACAATTGGATCAGCCATTATGGGTGGTGGGTACATTATGACTTCCAATCCCTTAAACATGTATGTGGTAGATTCATATGGAATTTACTCAGCCAGTGCGTCAGCGGgtgtaaaaatatttcaactATTATTAGGAGCCATCTTTCCATTATTTGCTGAAAGTCTATTTCGTCGACTGAACTACGGATGGGGGTGTACTTTACTTgcctttattttattagcTTGTGGCTGTAGTCTTCCAATCTTATTCAAGTATGGAAAACAAATTAGAAATCTACGACCATTTGACCCCTCAAAATACTAG
- the ftm7 gene encoding transmembrane helix domain-containing protein, whose translation MALLKKINTQVNRIMKNSSLVQNICFDRVPLFIPRLSLTVKYCLAVKLLIYLLYCWYIYSEVPSVSSKFRSFTFGCVVVYHNKFFPRFIRTHSINSIRTFSKFQVIILFSIEKVTRSESKNHSYSKTDISDLHQGYNNPPSRFISR comes from the coding sequence ATGgcattgttaaaaaaaataaacactCAAGTGAATAGAATTATGAAGAATTCGAGTCTagttcaaaatatttgttttgacAGAGTCCCTCTATTTATACCAAGACTAAGCCTCACAGTGAAATATTGTCTAGCAGTAAAATTGctgatttatttattatattgttGGTACATTTACTCGGAAGTACCATCGGTTTCATCTAAATTCCGATCCTTTACATTTGGATGCGTCGTAGTATATcataacaaattttttcctcGTTTCATTAGAACTCACTCCATTAACTCCATTAGAACGTTTTCTAAATTTCAAGTCATTATACTTTTCTCTATTGAGAAAGTCACTAGGTCAGAAAGCAAGAATCATTCTTACTCGAAAACCGATATTAGTGATCTGCACCAGGGCTATAATAATCCACCATCAAGATTCATATCACGATAA
- a CDS encoding uncharacterized protein (Schizosaccharomyces pombe specific protein) — protein MTALMNHIYIDNPLISNSTNNVTHELLIDLHELYNDGEISRIVLLRTLVTQSADDATWIINLTDDVLNGLPLLKKRDRYTTQCHSTNMASTYDCDTGANAVGARGGATLAADYRGDWGG, from the coding sequence ATGACTGCATTAATGAACCATATATATATCGATAATCCGCTTATAAGCAATTCAACTAATAACGTTACTCACGAGTTATTGATTGATCTCCATGAACTTTATAATGACGGAGAGATTTCCAGGATAGTTCTACTCAGAACTTTGGTAACTCAATCTGCGGATGATGCTACATGGATAATCAACTTGACAGATGATGTGCTTAATGGATTACCACTGCTGAAGAAGCGAGACCGATACACCACACAATGTCATAGTACAAATATGGCAAGCACATATGACTGTGACACTGGAGCCAATGCTGTTGGAGCCCGAGGTGGAGCCACGTTAGCAGCCGACTATAGAGGTGATTGGGGGGGGTAA
- a CDS encoding uncharacterized protein (S. pombe specific DUF999 protein family 10), which translates to MSNPESLKKQVEPPGYNELFMVEDVCNVDLEQGLDLCKPEKVNKQSQRSRQSRQSLFTNTIKPQKDKMNIKTNKIKEFLNDLFTEFSKFHNSYYPDGRISTRSNFRWPLLIIWSIIIVFAVDKKFEVQKFLSIWINENRFYSEIWVPIAIYVCLLVLMLLSLIFFAEFAVLALRVTGVIIAVLGAVLGMIIAVLGMIIAALGMIIAALGATITGLLYFGHWALYKLVILSLGFKIVTPGDVCVSNTLPTHNGETALHSETTVGSDIEQIELQNMPTPVKK; encoded by the exons ATGTCAAATCCAGAAAGCTTGAAAAAACAGGTTGAACCTCCTGGTTACAATGAGTTATTTATGGTGGAAGATGTTTGTAATGTGGACCTAGAGCAGGGACTTGATTTGTGTAAGCCTGAAaaggtaaacaaacaatctCAACGATCTCGACAATCCCGACAATCCCTCTTTACCAACACCATTAAGCCTCAAAAAGACAAGatgaatattaaaacaaataaaataaaagagtttttaaatgacctttttactgaattttctaaattccACAATAGCTATTATCCTGATGGAAGAATTTCTACCCGCAGTAATTTTCGTTGGCCCTTGCTTATTATTTGGTCTATTATCATTGTATTCGCAGTAGACAAAAAGTTCGAAGTCCAAaagtttctttcaatttggataaatgaaaatcgGTTCTACAGTGAAATTTGGGTGCCTATTGCTATTTACGTTTGTTTGCTTGTTTTAATGTTACTTAGTTTAATTT tcTTTGCAGAGTTTGCGGTACTTGCTTTACGGGTGACCGGTGTGATTATAGCAGTCTTGGGTGCAGTCTTGGGTATGATTATAGCAGTCTTGGGAATGATTATAGCAGCCTTGGGAATGATTATAGCAGCCCTGGGTGCAACTATAACTGGCCTTTTGTATTTTGGTCATTGGGCTCTTTACAAACTTGTAATATTGTCTTTAGGCTTTAAAATTGTGACACCAGGAGACGTCTGTGTTTCTAACACTCTTCCTACACATAACGGAGAAACAGCATTACATTCAGAAACAACAGTTGGTTCTGATATTGAACAAATAGAACTACAAAATATGCCTACTCCtgtgaaaaaataa
- a CDS encoding uncharacterized protein (S. pombe specific DUF999 protein family 9) gives MSNPESLKKQVEPPGYNELFMVEDVCNVDLEQGLDLCKPEKVNKQSQRSRQSRQSLFTNTIKPQKDKMNIKTNKIKEFLNDLFTEFSKFHNSYYPDGRISTRSNFRWPLLIIWSIIIVFAVDKKFEVQKFLSIWINENRFYSEIWVPIAIYVCLLVLMLLSLIFFAEFAVLALRVTGVIIAVLGMIIAVLGMIIAALGATITGLLYFGHWALYKLVILSLGFKIVTPGDVCVSNTLPTHNGETALHSETTVGSDIEQIELQNMPTPVKK, from the exons ATGTCAAATCCAGAAAGCTTGAAAAAACAGGTTGAACCTCCTGGTTACAATGAGTTATTTATGGTGGAAGATGTTTGTAATGTGGACCTAGAGCAGGGACTTGATTTGTGTAAGCCTGAAaaggtaaacaaacaatctCAACGATCTCGACAATCCCGACAATCCCTCTTTACCAACACCATTAAGCCTCAAAAAGACAAGatgaatattaaaacaaataaaataaaagagtttttaaatgacctttttactgaattttctaaattccACAATAGCTATTATCCTGATGGAAGGATTTCTACCCGCAGTAATTTTCGTTGGCCCTTGCTTATTATTTGGTCTATTATCATTGTATTCGCAGTAGACAAAAAGTTCGAAGTCCAAaagtttctttcaatttggataaatgaaaatcgGTTCTACAGTGAAATTTGGGTGCCTATTGCTATTTACGTTTGTTTGCTTGTTTTAATGTTACTTAGTTTAATTT tcTTTGCAGAGTTTGCGGTACTTGCTTTACGGGTGACCGGTGTGATTATAGCAGTCTTGGGTATGATTATAGCAGTCTTGGGAATGATTATAGCAGCCCTGGGTGCAACTATAACTGGCCTTTTGTATTTTGGTCATTGGGCTCTTTACAAACTTGTAATATTGTCTTTAGGCTTTAAAATTGTGACACCAGGAGACGTCTGTGTTTCTAACACTCTTCCTACACATAACGGAGAAACAGCATTACATTCAGAAACAACAGTTGGTTCTGATATTGAACAAATAGAACTACAAAATATGCCTACTCCtgtgaaaaaataa
- a CDS encoding transmembrane helix domain-containing protein (S. pombe specific 5Tm protein family), with protein sequence MIDFVKSRDTVIQKSFFEEFNSQNREMGSFAYSGNSESVWTGENITSIWKTILINETGSYCVAARPMTMDGAEFNLDLMGYSVSEDQINNDEIGIWNYISVAEMGGVLLFLSYWIWTCLHFSKIIFPAQKVICLYIFLFALNQTLQECIEEYVFSSECIKYRQFYSVYEIIDFLRTNFYRLFVIYCALGFGITRTVPKYLMIKGISIVIALCSVYWISLYKDVYVVSEIFDMIQYEVSPAIWVYSICHLLKQCTSVTTYENASKARFFRRMLNAFIFIFCASPMLHYLSNIIFGNFDYRLSVIIGDLFTFMEKIAFPCYIMFPTHNEALAYNRNVAEEAQEKMI encoded by the coding sequence ATGATTGACTTTGTAAAATCAAGAGACACGGTGATccaaaaatctttttttgaggAATTTAATTCCCAAAACCGAGAGATGGGATCATTTGCATATTCTGGTAACTCGGAATCGGTATGGACGGGCGAAAATATTACAAGTATATGGAAAACTATTTTGATTAATGAAACGGGTTCTTACTGCGTAGCTGCGAGACCAATGACAATGGATGGAGCtgaatttaatttagaCCTTATGGGGTATTCGGTTTCAGAAGATCAAATTAATAATGACGAAATTGGCATTTGGAACTATATTTCTGTAGCTGAAATGGGAGGAGtactattatttttgagCTATTGGATATGGACTTGTTTACATTTCAGCAAGATTATATTTCCTGCTCAAAAGGTAATCTGcctttatatttttctttttgcgTTAAATCAGACTCTACAAGAATGCATTGAGGAgtatgttttttcttccgAATGTATAAAATACAGACAATTTTATTCGGTGTATgaaataattgattttcttcggacaaatttttatcgATTATTTGTGATTTACTGTGCATTGGGTTTCGGCATAACTAGAACTGTTCCTAAATATCTTATGATAAAAGGAATTAGTATTGTCATTGCTTTATGTTCTGTATACTGGATTTCTTTATATAAAGACGTATATGTAGTATCAGAGATTTTTGACATGATCCAGTATGAGGTATCTCCTGCAATTTGGGTGTATTCTATTTGTCATTTATTGAAACAATGCACGTCTGTAACAACTTACGAAAATGCTTCAAAAGCCagattttttagaagaatGCTAAATGCATTTATCTTTATATTCTGTGCATCTCCAATGTTGCATTACCTGTCGAATATTATATTTGGAAACTTTGATTACAGACTGTCGGTGATCATTGGTGATCTTTTCACTTTTATGGAgaaaattgcttttccaTGTTACATAATGTTTCCCACCCATAATGAAGCACTTGCCTACAATCGAAATGTAGCTGAAGAGGCTCAAGAGAAAATGATTTGA
- a CDS encoding uncharacterized protein (conserved fungal protein), with protein sequence MLFFFFSSKKTVRVCRQLKTVTVLIVPVLPVYTNKVLCCSQCDWHEPANVYSIEQRRSHDDDLPTIKGSDASTQQYERKTYITDASPESQNLFLSKSKEEGVIFLCIQIKKLLGKWESKLKIIKFNKLAKYVYEGNQFFLFIFFLSICQIRNF encoded by the exons atgcttttttttttttttagttcaAAGAAGACTG tCCGAGTATGTCGTCAGTTGAAAACCGTAACGGTTCTCATTGTGCCTGTTCTTCCGGTTTATACGAATAAG gTACTTTGTTGTTCTCAGTGTGACTGGCACGAACCAGCAAATGTTTACTCGATTGAACAAAGGCGTAGTCATGATGATGATCTTCCTACCATTAAGGGTTCTGATGCTAGTACTCAACAgtatgaaagaaaaacttataTTACCGATGCTAGTCCCGAATCTCAGAATCTGTTTTTAAGCAAAAGTAAAGAGGAGGGAGTTATCTTCTTATGCATACAA ataaaaaaattgttggGAAAATGGGAAAGCaagttgaaaataattaaattcaataaattagcaaaatatGTTTATGAAGGTAACcagttttttctttttattttttttttgtctatATGTCAGATTCGCAACTTTTAA